One Gossypium raimondii isolate GPD5lz chromosome 3, ASM2569854v1, whole genome shotgun sequence genomic window carries:
- the LOC105795788 gene encoding receptor-like protein kinase ANXUR2: MVASKSPDPYSAKHPFPNFFSFWRKAKKPNEDSPPWTRLYRRFTLKELRLATDNFGLKIGQDGHYSVYKGFINGGFNETVAIKMYDNNSLISHGYFLSEMELPWKRDHSNVFSLIGYCIQGSHRYTVFEYMPHGTLHGQLHSKNDSKTLLSWKKRLEICIRAARGIEFLHSGNPLIIHRDIKPSNILLDNNWFAKISDFDLSKMVPTRLSDSDSHVSTIICGTLEYTDPKYIVSGLLTLKSDVYSFGVVLFVVLSTRKPMERSILEEQGISIMQWWRQCVEDDKVGEIMDPRMKVEVAPDCLKAYADIEYKCSNERGSERPSMADVVKRLELILLFQECFEADLPFSPSWLASIAPSPKKNEPLSGVDFQDSDIFVSDYDSEELLRD, encoded by the coding sequence ATGGTTGCATCAAAATCTCCCGATCCTTACTCAGCCAAACACCCTTTTCCTAATTTCTTCTCTTTCTGGagaaaagcaaagaaacccAACGAAGATTCGCCACCATGGACCAGACTATATCGAAGGTTTACACTTAAAGAGCTCCGCCTTGCAACCGACAACTTTGGGTTGAAAATAGGCCAAGATGGTCATTATAGTGTTTACAAGGGTTTCATCAATGGCGGCTTTAATGAAACGGTTGCTATCAAAATGTATGATAATAATTCACTCATTAGCCACGGGTATTTTCTGAGCGAGATGGAATTGCCATGGAAACGAGATCATTCCAATGTCTTTTCTCTCATCGGTTACTGCATCCAGGGATCCCATAGGTATACTGTGTTTGAATATATGCCCCATGGAACCCTCCATGGCCAACTTCATAGCAAAAACGACTCAAAGACCCTGTTATCTTGGAAAAAAAGGCTTGAAATTTGCATTAGAGCTGCTCGTGGAATAGAGTTCTTACATTCAGGTAACCCCTTGATCATCCACAGGGACATTAAACCTTCCAACATTCTTCTAGACAATAATTGGTTTGCAAAGATTTCCGACTTCGACCTTTCCAAGATGGTGCCAACAAGGTTGTCAGATTCAGATAGTCATGTCAGCACCATCATATGTGGCACTCTGGAGTATACAGACCCTAAATATATTGTGAGTGGTCTTCTCACGCTAAAATCTGATGTTTATAGCTTTGGGGTTGTTTTATTTGTGGTTTTATCTACAAGAAAACCAATGGAAAGAAGCATACTAGAGGAACAAGGGATAAGCATAATGCAGTGGTGGAGACAGTGCGTAGAAGATGATAAGGTTGGTGAAATCATGGATCCTCGCATGAAGGTTGAAGTGGCACCAGATTGTCTAAAAGCATATGCTGATATAGAGTATAAATGCTCAAACGAACGAGGAAGTGAACGACCATCAATGGCGGATGTGGTGAAAAGGCTTGAGCTGATATTGTTGTTCCAGGAATGTTTTGAAGCTGATTTACCTTTCTCACCATCTTGGCTAGCATCTATTGCACCTTCCCCAAAAAAGAATGAACCTCTGTCTGGGGTTGATTTCCAAGACTCGGACATCTTCGTATCCGATTACGACTCTGAAGAGCTTCTTCGTGATTGA